A window of the Rhodoluna limnophila genome harbors these coding sequences:
- a CDS encoding 3'-5' exonuclease — MPLNFTAIDFETANGSPASPCAVGLVKVRDGKIADTLAFLIQPPSPNDWFHEGNIRIHGIRPSDVDGAATAVEALQIMQSFIGEDTLIAHNAPFDMGVLRATAALVQHELPKLQYSCSLAISRKTYNLESYRLNAVAYAIGHEEFNHHDALADSDACARIIIHAADRHGVEDLAGLLTATKQVFKDL, encoded by the coding sequence GTGCCTCTTAACTTCACTGCCATAGATTTCGAAACCGCGAACGGATCGCCGGCCAGCCCCTGCGCAGTTGGGTTGGTGAAGGTTCGTGACGGAAAAATCGCAGACACATTGGCATTTCTAATCCAACCCCCATCACCAAACGATTGGTTCCATGAGGGCAACATTCGTATTCATGGAATTAGACCGAGTGATGTTGACGGCGCTGCTACAGCCGTCGAGGCCCTGCAAATAATGCAGTCCTTCATCGGTGAAGACACACTGATTGCACACAACGCACCTTTTGATATGGGAGTTTTGCGGGCTACAGCTGCGTTGGTTCAGCACGAGCTACCGAAGCTTCAGTACAGCTGCTCACTGGCGATTTCAAGAAAGACCTACAACCTTGAGTCATACCGATTGAACGCCGTGGCTTACGCAATTGGCCATGAAGAGTTCAACCACCACGACGCACTTGCCGACAGCGATGCCTGTGCTCGCATCATCATTCATGCCGCGGATCGCCACGGTGTC